The Pseudomonas sp. FP2309 genome has a window encoding:
- a CDS encoding extracellular solute-binding protein: MMYLRTSLFAGLLLCSAAQAAPQHALTLYNEPPKYPANFKHTDYVNPDAPKGGTFRESSLSGFDSFNPFISKGVPADNIGLIYDTLATQSLDEPFTEYGLVAGKIEKAPDNSWVRFYLRPEARFHDGHPMRADDVVFSFQTLIKDGTPLYRTYYADVDEVIAEDPLRVLFKFKRTNNRELPLILGQLPVLPKHWWATRDFSKGNLEIPLGSGPYRVAEVKAGRSVSYERVKDYWGKDLPINKGLYNFDRRVTDYYRDATVALEALKAGQFDYWAEFSAKNWANAYNVPAVVQGRLIKEEIPNGNPTGMQGFVFNLRKPMFQDVRVRKAISLLLDFEWSNKQLFNGAYTRTRSYFENSDMAATGLPGPDELKILEPLRDKIPPQVFTEAFEPAKTDGSGMIRTQQREAYQLLQEAGWRIVDDKMVDTTGKPVTIEFLLAQTEFERILLPFKRNLADLGIDLVIRRVDVSQFVTRLRSRDFDMLVGSFPQSSSPGNEQREFWKSTSADKPGSRNYMGLKDPAVDELVEQLIDSDTRASLIAHAKSLDRVLQFGYYVIPNWHIKTFRVAYWNNLGHPKVSPLYDVGISTWWSKPNVPPAVAPDTQTSADPASGGD, translated from the coding sequence ATGATGTATTTGCGTACTTCACTGTTTGCCGGCCTGTTGCTGTGCAGCGCAGCCCAGGCGGCACCGCAGCATGCGCTGACCCTGTACAACGAGCCGCCCAAATACCCGGCCAATTTCAAGCACACCGACTACGTCAACCCGGACGCCCCCAAGGGCGGCACGTTCCGCGAATCGAGCCTGTCCGGCTTTGACAGCTTCAACCCATTTATCAGCAAAGGCGTACCCGCCGACAATATCGGCCTGATCTACGACACCCTGGCCACCCAAAGCCTGGATGAGCCGTTTACCGAATACGGCCTGGTGGCCGGCAAGATCGAAAAGGCCCCGGACAACAGCTGGGTGCGCTTTTATCTGCGGCCCGAGGCGCGTTTCCACGACGGCCACCCCATGCGGGCCGACGACGTGGTGTTCAGCTTCCAGACCTTGATCAAGGACGGCACCCCGCTCTACCGCACCTACTACGCCGATGTCGACGAAGTGATTGCCGAAGACCCGCTGCGGGTGCTGTTCAAGTTCAAGCGCACCAACAATCGCGAATTGCCGCTGATCCTCGGCCAATTACCGGTACTGCCCAAACACTGGTGGGCCACCCGCGACTTCAGCAAGGGCAACCTGGAGATTCCGTTGGGCAGCGGCCCTTACCGCGTCGCCGAGGTCAAGGCCGGGCGCTCGGTGAGCTACGAGCGGGTCAAGGATTACTGGGGCAAGGACCTGCCGATCAACAAAGGACTGTACAACTTCGATCGGCGCGTGACCGATTATTACCGCGACGCCACCGTTGCACTCGAAGCCCTCAAGGCCGGGCAGTTCGACTATTGGGCGGAGTTCAGCGCGAAGAACTGGGCAAATGCCTATAACGTGCCCGCCGTCGTGCAGGGCCGACTGATCAAGGAAGAGATCCCCAACGGCAACCCCACCGGCATGCAGGGCTTTGTGTTCAACCTGCGCAAGCCCATGTTCCAGGATGTGCGGGTGCGCAAGGCCATCAGCCTGTTGCTCGACTTCGAGTGGAGCAACAAGCAACTGTTCAACGGTGCGTACACCCGCACCCGCAGCTATTTCGAAAACTCCGACATGGCCGCCACCGGCTTGCCCGGGCCGGATGAGCTGAAAATTCTCGAACCGCTGCGCGACAAAATCCCGCCCCAAGTGTTTACAGAAGCCTTCGAGCCGGCCAAAACCGACGGCAGCGGCATGATCCGCACTCAGCAGCGCGAGGCTTACCAACTGCTGCAGGAAGCCGGATGGAGGATCGTTGACGACAAGATGGTCGACACCACCGGCAAACCGGTAACCATCGAATTCCTGCTGGCCCAGACCGAGTTCGAACGCATTCTGCTGCCGTTCAAGCGCAACCTGGCGGACTTGGGCATCGACCTGGTGATACGCCGGGTGGACGTGTCCCAATTCGTCACCCGCCTGCGTTCGCGGGATTTCGACATGCTGGTGGGCAGTTTCCCGCAATCCTCTTCGCCGGGTAATGAGCAGCGTGAGTTCTGGAAATCCACCAGCGCCGACAAGCCTGGCAGCCGCAATTACATGGGTCTGAAAGATCCGGCCGTCGATGAGTTGGTGGAGCAACTGATTGATTCCGACACCCGCGCCAGCCTGATCGCACACGCCAAATCCCTGGATCGCGTGCTGCAATTTGGCTACTACGTGATCCCCAACTGGCACATCAAAACCTTCCGCGTGGCCTACTGGAACAACCTGGGCCATCCCAAAGTGTCACCGCTGTACGACGTCGGCATCTCCACTTGGTGGAGCAAACCCAACGTACCTCCGGCCGTGGCCCCGGACACTCAAACGAGCGCCGATCCGGCGAGCGGAGGCGATTAA
- a CDS encoding extracellular solute-binding protein → MKRPLLLLISLVLSFSANATITESHGYTQFGVLKYPAKFTHFDWVNPAAPKGGTLRVMAFGTFDTLNPYTFKGSSPVSTPNFLQYGVNELNEPLMVGTGQYAPSGDEPTSSYGLIAQSVEYSEDRSWVVFNLRPQARFHDGKPITAYDVAFSYRTLLTEGHPQYRTNLQEVARVDVLNRHRIRFVFKRAGNPLLILRLGELPVLPQHYWKNRDFKATTFEPPLGSGPYRISKVTPGRQLVFERVKDYWGKDLPVNQGFYNYNKVEVEFYRDSDVAFEAFKAGEFDIYIEHQAKNWANGYNFPAINRGEVIKAQIAHQIPTQSQGLFMNTRRPAFSQTKVREALGLMFDFEWTNRTLFSNAYKRTLSYYPNSEFAATGVPVGREWLMLSPYREQLPANLFTQAFSLPQTDGRGIPRATMRRALALLGEAGWTLSGQRLLNKDGQPLRFEILLVNPNLERILQPYVENLISIGIDARLRTVDRAQYKQRLDQFDFDMILITLNQTLSPGLEQWQYFHSSQAAIKGSKNYAGIANPIVDHLLEQLLAAQTREEQLAAGRALDRVLLWQHYSIPNWYLNYHRLAYRNRFAFVTTPPYSLGLSAWWLKASEKAQ, encoded by the coding sequence TTGAAGCGTCCCCTCCTTCTACTAATAAGTCTGGTCTTGAGCTTTTCCGCTAACGCGACGATAACCGAGAGCCACGGTTATACGCAGTTCGGCGTGCTCAAGTACCCGGCCAAATTCACCCACTTCGACTGGGTAAACCCTGCAGCGCCGAAAGGCGGAACATTGCGGGTTATGGCATTTGGCACCTTCGATACCCTGAACCCTTATACCTTCAAGGGTTCGAGCCCGGTTTCCACCCCCAATTTCCTGCAATACGGCGTCAATGAGCTCAATGAGCCGCTCATGGTCGGCACTGGCCAGTACGCGCCCTCCGGTGATGAGCCGACCTCCAGCTACGGGCTGATCGCCCAATCGGTGGAATACAGCGAAGATCGCAGTTGGGTGGTATTCAATCTGCGACCGCAGGCGCGGTTTCACGACGGCAAGCCGATCACCGCCTATGACGTGGCATTTTCCTACCGCACCCTGCTGACCGAAGGCCATCCGCAGTACCGCACCAACTTGCAGGAAGTGGCGCGGGTGGATGTGCTCAATCGCCACCGTATCCGCTTCGTCTTCAAGCGCGCCGGCAACCCGTTGCTGATCCTGCGCCTGGGCGAACTGCCCGTGTTACCCCAGCACTATTGGAAAAACCGCGATTTCAAGGCCACCACCTTCGAACCGCCGCTGGGCAGCGGGCCCTACCGCATCAGCAAGGTCACCCCTGGGCGCCAATTGGTGTTCGAGCGCGTCAAGGATTACTGGGGCAAGGACCTGCCGGTCAACCAGGGCTTCTATAACTACAACAAGGTCGAGGTGGAGTTCTACCGCGACAGCGACGTAGCGTTTGAAGCCTTCAAGGCCGGTGAATTCGACATCTACATCGAGCACCAGGCCAAGAACTGGGCCAATGGCTACAACTTCCCGGCGATAAACCGTGGCGAGGTGATCAAGGCACAGATTGCCCACCAGATTCCGACGCAGAGCCAGGGCCTGTTCATGAACACCCGGCGGCCGGCCTTCAGCCAAACAAAGGTGCGCGAAGCACTGGGGCTGATGTTCGACTTCGAGTGGACCAACCGCACCCTGTTCAGCAACGCCTACAAACGCACCTTGAGCTACTACCCCAACAGCGAGTTCGCCGCGACCGGCGTACCGGTGGGCCGTGAGTGGCTGATGCTCTCGCCGTACCGCGAGCAGTTGCCGGCCAACCTGTTCACCCAGGCATTCAGCCTGCCCCAGACCGACGGTCGCGGCATCCCCCGCGCGACCATGCGCCGCGCGCTGGCCCTGCTGGGTGAAGCCGGCTGGACACTCTCCGGGCAGCGCTTGCTCAACAAAGACGGCCAGCCGCTGCGCTTCGAAATATTGCTGGTCAACCCGAACTTGGAGCGCATCCTGCAGCCCTATGTCGAGAACCTGATCAGCATCGGCATCGACGCACGCTTGCGCACCGTCGACCGTGCTCAGTACAAGCAGCGCCTGGATCAGTTCGACTTCGACATGATCCTGATCACCCTCAACCAGACCTTGAGCCCCGGCCTTGAACAGTGGCAGTACTTCCACTCCAGCCAGGCCGCGATCAAGGGCAGTAAAAACTACGCAGGCATCGCCAACCCCATCGTCGATCACCTGCTCGAGCAACTGCTCGCGGCCCAGACCCGCGAAGAACAGCTGGCTGCCGGCCGCGCACTGGACCGGGTGCTGCTGTGGCAGCACTACAGCATTCCCAACTGGTACCTCAACTATCATCGCTTGGCGTACCGCAACCGGTTCGCCTTTGTCACCACGCCGCCCTACAGCCTGGGCCTGAGCGCATGGTGGCTGAAAGCTTCGGAGAAAGCCCAATGA
- a CDS encoding lytic transglycosylase domain-containing protein — protein MSSSIRKSNHSDALTRLAQAVAVAVSATLAGCQSTNFAAQSTVQPKPNLAAKIKQKPIWLSEKPTPEVPQDVWERMRRGFQLQDDVGVNPRIEQQRLWFASNPSFLENAGERGSLYIHYIVERLEERNMPLELALLPVIESAYNPMAYSRSDAVGLWQFIPSTGRYFNLRQTRAYDGRRDITASTTAALDYLTRLHDMFNGDWLLALAAYNAGEGTVSRAIERNEKLGLPTDYWNLPLPQETKDYVPKFLALSQVVLAPEAYGVNLNPIANTPYFEVVEVKQSMDLSRVAALAEIDEDELFQLNPALKQRTTLDGPQHLLVPSSKAQLLTSTLSTMKPEELLAMRPKKQVFDEVETARVAGRTRTYKVRSGDNLTLIAKANKVDVHDLQRWNQLNGQALKVGQTLVMQDTRRAVASSKKPVQYKVKKGDSLYIVAKRFNVEMQHLKRWNPRTGQALKPGQMLVVSGPR, from the coding sequence ATGTCGTCATCTATTCGTAAATCCAACCATTCAGACGCATTGACCCGCCTGGCTCAAGCTGTGGCGGTGGCTGTCTCCGCAACGCTGGCGGGCTGCCAATCAACAAATTTCGCCGCACAATCCACCGTGCAACCCAAACCCAATCTTGCCGCCAAGATCAAGCAAAAACCCATTTGGCTCTCAGAGAAGCCCACCCCCGAAGTGCCCCAGGATGTCTGGGAGCGCATGCGTCGGGGCTTTCAATTGCAGGACGACGTAGGCGTCAACCCGCGCATCGAGCAACAGCGCCTGTGGTTCGCCAGCAACCCGTCCTTTCTGGAGAATGCCGGTGAACGCGGCAGCCTCTACATTCATTACATCGTCGAACGCCTTGAAGAACGCAACATGCCCCTGGAGCTGGCGCTGCTGCCGGTGATCGAAAGTGCCTACAACCCAATGGCCTATTCGCGCAGCGATGCAGTCGGGCTGTGGCAGTTCATCCCCTCCACCGGCCGCTACTTCAACCTGCGCCAGACCCGTGCCTACGACGGCCGCCGCGACATCACCGCCTCCACCACCGCCGCCCTGGACTACCTGACCCGCCTGCACGATATGTTCAACGGCGACTGGCTGCTGGCGCTGGCCGCCTACAATGCCGGCGAAGGCACAGTGAGCCGGGCCATCGAGCGCAACGAAAAGCTCGGCCTGCCCACCGACTACTGGAACCTCCCCCTGCCCCAGGAAACCAAGGACTACGTGCCCAAGTTCCTGGCGCTGTCCCAGGTGGTGCTGGCCCCCGAGGCCTACGGCGTCAACCTGAACCCGATTGCCAACACACCGTACTTCGAAGTGGTGGAAGTCAAGCAAAGCATGGACCTGTCCCGGGTCGCCGCGCTGGCTGAAATCGACGAAGACGAGCTGTTCCAGCTCAACCCGGCGCTCAAGCAACGTACCACCCTGGATGGCCCGCAGCATCTGCTGGTGCCGAGTTCCAAGGCACAATTGCTCACCAGCACCCTCTCGACAATGAAGCCTGAAGAGCTGCTGGCGATGCGCCCGAAAAAACAGGTCTTCGACGAAGTCGAGACCGCACGGGTGGCCGGCCGTACCCGCACCTACAAGGTGCGCAGCGGCGATAACCTGACGCTGATCGCCAAGGCCAACAAGGTCGATGTGCATGACCTGCAACGCTGGAACCAGCTCAACGGCCAGGCCCTCAAGGTCGGCCAGACCCTGGTGATGCAGGACACCCGCCGCGCGGTAGCCAGCAGCAAGAAGCCGGTGCAGTACAAGGTCAAGAAAGGCGATTCGCTGTACATCGTCGCCAAGCGCTTCAATGTCGAGATGCAACATCTCAAGCGCTGGAATCCGCGCACCGGCCAGGCATTGAAGCCTGGGCAGATGCTCGTAGTGTCCGGACCGCGCTGA
- the gloB gene encoding hydroxyacylglutathione hydrolase: MIQISALPAFTDNYIWLLQDAQTRRVAVVDPGDAAPVLDWLEQHPQWTLSDILITHHHHDHVGGVDQLKTVTGAKVYGPASEKIPARDVALHDNDRITVLGWDFDVYSVPGHTLGHIAFYHQGVLFCGDTLFAAGCGRLFEGTPEQMHSSLTRLAALPAETLVYCTHEYTQSNLKFAQAVEPHNADIAERVENVRQLRARGEMTLPSNLALELRTNPFLRTTETSVKQKADERNGRDNRAGAEVFASLRAWKDKF; the protein is encoded by the coding sequence ATGATACAGATCAGTGCCCTGCCCGCCTTCACCGATAACTACATCTGGTTGTTACAGGATGCGCAGACCCGGCGCGTCGCCGTGGTCGACCCTGGCGACGCCGCGCCAGTACTGGACTGGCTCGAACAGCACCCGCAGTGGACCTTGAGCGACATCCTGATCACCCATCACCACCACGACCACGTGGGCGGCGTCGACCAACTGAAAACCGTGACAGGTGCCAAAGTGTATGGCCCTGCCAGCGAAAAAATCCCGGCACGGGACGTCGCCCTGCACGACAACGACCGTATTACTGTGCTGGGCTGGGACTTCGACGTTTATAGCGTGCCCGGCCATACCCTGGGCCATATCGCCTTTTATCACCAGGGTGTGTTGTTCTGCGGCGACACCCTGTTCGCCGCCGGCTGCGGCCGCCTGTTCGAGGGCACACCGGAGCAGATGCACAGCTCGCTGACACGTCTGGCCGCACTGCCCGCCGAGACGCTGGTGTACTGCACCCACGAGTACACACAAAGTAACCTCAAGTTTGCCCAGGCGGTGGAACCGCATAACGCCGATATCGCCGAACGGGTGGAAAACGTCCGCCAGTTGCGGGCTCGCGGCGAGATGACCCTGCCCTCCAACCTGGCCTTGGAGCTGCGCACCAACCCCTTTTTGCGTACCACCGAAACATCTGTTAAACAAAAAGCGGACGAACGGAATGGACGCGACAATCGGGCTGGGGCCGAGGTGTTTGCTAGCTTGAGGGCATGGAAAGATAAGTTCTAA
- a CDS encoding class I SAM-dependent methyltransferase, whose product MTDKAFAQADPEWLALIGAAREWLSGPVGQFLLDEERRMLEDELGRFFGGYLVHYGPSAQTPPSAPQVQRNVRLGAPLPGVEIVCEEQAWPLSEHAADVVVLQHGLDFCLSPHGLLREAASSVRPGGHLLIVGINPWSSWGLRHVFAHDGLGQARCISPSRVADWLNLLGFALEKRRFGCYRPPLASAKWQGRLAGWERRAGAWQLSGGGFYLLVARKIVVGLRPVRQAVRQPMGKLVPMPMAKVNRKQSGP is encoded by the coding sequence ATGACTGATAAAGCGTTCGCCCAGGCCGATCCTGAATGGCTGGCCTTGATCGGCGCGGCCCGCGAATGGTTGTCCGGGCCTGTCGGGCAATTTCTGCTGGACGAAGAAAGACGCATGCTCGAAGACGAGCTGGGGCGTTTCTTCGGCGGTTACCTGGTGCATTACGGCCCCTCCGCACAGACGCCGCCGTCCGCACCGCAGGTGCAACGCAATGTGCGCCTCGGCGCGCCGTTGCCGGGTGTGGAGATCGTCTGCGAGGAACAGGCCTGGCCATTGAGCGAGCACGCCGCCGACGTAGTGGTGTTGCAGCATGGCCTGGATTTCTGCCTGTCACCCCACGGTTTGCTGCGCGAAGCGGCGAGCAGCGTGCGGCCGGGTGGCCATCTGCTGATTGTTGGTATCAACCCCTGGAGCAGTTGGGGCCTGCGCCATGTGTTTGCCCATGATGGCCTGGGTCAGGCGCGCTGCATCTCGCCGTCGCGGGTGGCGGACTGGCTGAACCTGCTGGGCTTCGCGCTGGAGAAACGCCGCTTCGGGTGCTATCGTCCGCCGCTTGCCTCGGCCAAGTGGCAGGGCCGCCTGGCCGGCTGGGAACGCCGCGCAGGCGCCTGGCAGTTGTCCGGAGGTGGCTTCTATTTATTGGTGGCGCGCAAGATCGTGGTCGGGCTGCGACCGGTGCGCCAGGCAGTGCGCCAACCCATGGGCAAGCTGGTGCCGATGCCGATGGCCAAGGTCAACCGCAAGCAAAGCGGACCGTAA
- the rnhA gene encoding ribonuclease HI, translating to MTDSVELFTDGACKGNPGPGGWGALLVCKGVEKELWGGEANTTNNRMELMGAIRGLEELKRRCNVLLVTDSQYVMKGINEWMVNWKKRGWKTAAKEPVKNADLWQLLDEQCNRHDITWKWVRGHIGHPGNERADQLANRGVDEVRGYKQS from the coding sequence ATGACCGATAGCGTTGAACTCTTCACCGATGGCGCCTGCAAGGGCAACCCTGGCCCTGGCGGCTGGGGCGCCTTGCTGGTGTGCAAGGGTGTCGAGAAGGAACTGTGGGGCGGCGAAGCCAATACCACCAACAACCGCATGGAGCTGATGGGGGCCATTCGCGGCCTGGAAGAGCTCAAGCGTCGCTGCAATGTGCTGCTGGTGACCGACTCGCAATACGTGATGAAGGGCATCAACGAGTGGATGGTCAACTGGAAGAAGCGCGGGTGGAAAACCGCGGCCAAGGAACCGGTCAAGAATGCCGACCTCTGGCAGTTGCTCGATGAGCAATGCAATCGGCATGACATCACCTGGAAATGGGTGCGCGGTCACATCGGCCACCCCGGCAACGAACGCGCCGACCAGCTTGCCAACCGTGGCGTGGACGAAGTGCGGGGCTACAAGCAGAGCTGA
- the dnaQ gene encoding DNA polymerase III subunit epsilon, which yields MRSVVLDTETTGMPVTDGHRIIEIGCVELMGRRLTGRHFHVYLQPDRDSDEGAIGVHGITDEFLKGKPRFAEVADEFFEFINGAQLIIHNAAFDVGFINNEFALMGQTDRADISRHCSILDTLMMARERHPGQRNSLDALCKRYGVDNSGRELHGALLDSEILADVYLTMTGGQTSLSLAGNASDGSGSAEGSGNRPSEIRRLPADRRPTTIIRASEQDMLEHAQRLEAIAKSAGAPALWTQLTQQ from the coding sequence ATCCGATCTGTTGTACTTGATACCGAAACCACCGGCATGCCAGTGACCGACGGTCACCGGATCATTGAAATCGGCTGTGTCGAGCTCATGGGTCGGCGTCTCACCGGACGTCACTTCCACGTCTACCTGCAACCGGACCGCGACAGTGACGAGGGCGCGATTGGCGTCCACGGCATCACCGACGAATTCCTCAAGGGCAAGCCGCGTTTTGCCGAAGTGGCCGATGAGTTCTTCGAATTCATCAATGGCGCCCAACTGATCATCCATAACGCGGCGTTCGACGTCGGCTTCATCAACAACGAATTTGCCCTGATGGGGCAGACCGACCGCGCCGACATTTCCCGGCACTGCTCGATCCTCGACACCTTGATGATGGCCCGTGAGCGCCACCCGGGCCAACGCAACAGCCTCGATGCGTTGTGCAAACGCTATGGCGTCGACAACTCCGGCCGTGAGCTGCACGGCGCCTTGCTCGACTCGGAGATTCTCGCCGACGTTTATCTGACCATGACCGGCGGGCAAACCAGTCTGTCCCTGGCCGGCAACGCGTCCGACGGCAGTGGTTCGGCAGAAGGCTCCGGCAATCGCCCTTCGGAAATCCGCCGCCTGCCGGCTGATCGCAGACCCACCACCATCATCCGTGCCAGCGAGCAGGACATGCTCGAGCATGCGCAGCGCCTGGAAGCCATTGCCAAGTCGGCCGGTGCGCCGGCGCTGTGGACGCAATTGACCCAACAGTAA